The Candidatus Cloacimonadota bacterium genome has a segment encoding these proteins:
- a CDS encoding GNAT family N-acetyltransferase, with the protein MYNIKIVEPRSTKEFESYYNLRWKILRKPWNQPLGTEKDDKERGAIHLMAILTNKIVGCGRGHFNSISQAQIRYMAVAESIRNSGIGTQILKELEKHLIAEGAKEIILKAREKAVPLYERQGYKVYKDGDVLFGEISHFWMIKFLKKGD; encoded by the coding sequence ATGTATAATATCAAAATCGTCGAACCACGCAGTACAAAAGAATTTGAATCATATTATAATCTGCGCTGGAAAATCCTGCGTAAACCCTGGAACCAACCACTCGGAACTGAAAAGGATGATAAAGAAAGAGGTGCAATTCACCTGATGGCAATTCTGACCAATAAAATTGTTGGTTGCGGTCGAGGACATTTCAATTCAATTTCTCAGGCACAGATAAGATACATGGCTGTAGCAGAAAGCATCAGAAATAGCGGAATTGGAACTCAAATTCTAAAAGAACTGGAAAAACATTTGATTGCTGAAGGAGCCAAAGAAATTATTTTGAAAGCTCGTGAAAAAGCTGTTCCACTTTATGAAAGACAAGGTTACAAAGTCTACAAAGATGGCGATGTTTTGTTTGGTGAAATTTCACATTTTTGGATGATAAAATTTTTAAAAAAAGGAGACTAA
- the mtnA gene encoding S-methyl-5-thioribose-1-phosphate isomerase has translation MIVNGKNYRTVWMEDKSVFLIEQNLLPFNFDIFESNCYKQTCLAIKDMLVRGAGAIGSAAGFAMAQAFLQAPEDGFWEFVEKAKLEIEKTRPTAQNLFHATNQVFDAARKSTHPTPVATGAPLSRGELEHLQKIAVKKAQAVADKDAEDSRKIGKFGNELIKDDFRILTHCNAGWLAFTDFGTALSPIYSAHRSGKNIFVYVDETRPRSQGARLTAWELKNENIPHVIVPDNAAAHLMQQSKIDLVIVGADRIAANGDVANKIGTLEKAICAREFSIPFFVAAPSSTFDIECPTGKDIPIEERSQEEVLYQKGLDQKGQIRKILVCSPGSQAYNPAFDVTPAKYITGIITEKGIVKPENISKIPS, from the coding sequence ATGATAGTTAACGGCAAAAACTACCGCACAGTTTGGATGGAAGACAAATCTGTATTCCTGATCGAACAAAATCTGTTACCTTTCAATTTTGACATTTTCGAATCAAATTGTTATAAGCAAACCTGTTTGGCAATAAAAGATATGTTAGTCCGTGGAGCCGGAGCAATAGGTTCTGCTGCAGGTTTTGCCATGGCTCAAGCTTTTCTGCAAGCGCCGGAAGATGGTTTCTGGGAATTTGTGGAAAAGGCAAAATTAGAGATAGAAAAAACCAGACCAACTGCCCAGAATTTATTTCACGCCACAAATCAAGTTTTTGATGCTGCCAGAAAATCTACACACCCCACTCCGGTTGCCACCGGAGCACCCCTCTCGAGAGGGGAATTGGAACATCTACAAAAAATAGCTGTAAAGAAGGCGCAGGCTGTCGCCGACAAAGATGCTGAAGATTCCCGTAAAATTGGAAAATTCGGCAATGAACTGATCAAAGATGATTTCAGAATATTAACTCACTGCAACGCTGGTTGGCTGGCTTTCACGGATTTCGGAACTGCTCTCTCCCCTATTTATTCTGCTCATCGATCAGGTAAAAATATTTTTGTATATGTGGATGAAACTCGTCCACGCAGTCAGGGAGCCCGTTTAACTGCCTGGGAACTGAAAAATGAAAATATTCCACACGTAATAGTTCCTGATAATGCTGCTGCTCATCTGATGCAGCAAAGCAAGATCGATCTGGTGATCGTAGGAGCGGATAGAATTGCTGCCAATGGTGATGTAGCAAACAAGATCGGAACTCTGGAAAAAGCTATTTGTGCCAGAGAATTCAGCATTCCTTTTTTTGTTGCTGCTCCTTCTTCCACTTTTGATATTGAATGCCCAACCGGAAAAGATATACCAATTGAGGAACGTTCCCAGGAAGAAGTTCTTTATCAAAAAGGTTTGGATCAAAAAGGTCAAATACGCAAAATCCTAGTTTGTTCTCCAGGTTCACAAGCTTACAATCCTGCTTTCGACGTAACTCCTGCAAAATATATCACAGGAATTATAACAGAAAAAGGAATTGTGAAACCAGAGAACATATCGAAAATCCCCTCTTGA
- a CDS encoding DUF559 domain-containing protein, giving the protein MHDVLKYNPKLKELAKELRKNSTLSEVLLWHEINKNKLGVDFHRQKPIGNYIVDFYCPKSKLVIEVDGISHAGKLEYDQKRDDYLNKIGLTVIHFSDEEIKQNLVNVIEYLKDWIETHPTTKVAPLSRGESHALRLKSHSSQERIYQGVKFHTIFIQKTPPNHKNIDELKKWCKIFHEKKLAPPYPGGSFGNLSFGTDNNTFIITGSRIGLKCDLANDCFVEIIDCDFENQNIKVIGTREPSSETMLHAVIYNKRKDVKAIFHGHSAELLQNVEQLKIPATKEEKPYGTMELVESVIEIIDRNNLIMMKNHGFIAVGRNMQDVGNLLMKTLRMVADLRNG; this is encoded by the coding sequence ATGCATGATGTTCTAAAATACAACCCAAAACTAAAAGAACTAGCAAAAGAATTACGAAAAAACAGTACTTTATCGGAAGTTCTTCTTTGGCATGAGATCAATAAAAATAAGCTTGGAGTTGATTTTCATCGTCAAAAACCTATTGGAAATTATATTGTAGATTTTTACTGCCCCAAATCAAAACTCGTTATTGAAGTCGATGGAATATCTCATGCTGGAAAGTTGGAATATGATCAAAAAAGAGATGATTATTTAAACAAGATTGGTTTAACTGTAATCCATTTTTCTGATGAAGAAATAAAACAAAATTTGGTAAATGTAATAGAATATTTAAAAGATTGGATTGAAACACACCCCACGACTAAAGTCGCACCCCTCTCAAGAGGGGAATCTCACGCTCTAAGACTAAAGTCGCACTCCTCTCAAGAAAGGATTTACCAGGGCGTTAAATTCCATACAATATTCATTCAAAAAACTCCACCGAACCACAAAAATATCGATGAACTGAAAAAATGGTGTAAGATTTTCCATGAAAAGAAATTGGCCCCACCTTATCCTGGTGGTTCTTTTGGAAATCTGAGTTTTGGAACAGATAATAATACTTTCATAATAACCGGTTCCAGGATTGGTTTAAAATGTGATCTTGCAAATGATTGTTTCGTGGAAATCATTGATTGTGATTTTGAGAATCAAAACATAAAAGTAATTGGAACTCGCGAACCATCTTCTGAAACGATGTTACATGCGGTGATTTATAATAAACGAAAGGATGTGAAAGCAATTTTTCATGGTCATTCAGCCGAATTGCTGCAAAATGTAGAACAGCTCAAAATTCCCGCAACTAAAGAAGAAAAACCTTACGGAACCATGGAATTAGTCGAGTCGGTAATAGAAATAATTGACAGAAACAACCTGATAATGATGAAGAACCACGGTTTTATAGCTGTGGGAAGAAATATGCAGGATGTGGGAAATTTGTTAATGAAAACCTTGCGGATGGTCGCAGACCTTCGCAATGGTTGA
- a CDS encoding amidohydrolase family protein, with amino-acid sequence MKKIDLLIKNGLILTYDKNPEISSIAVNSGKIIEIDKIDKLEKKYAPSQTIDAEDKIVMPGFVNTHTHAGMIYFKGMADDLPLMDWLSNHIWPAESHFLKKEFMKDAALHGCAEMIKNGITTFNDMYFFGNEVAESAEKVGIRAVLGEVVLDTSVANCSTADEIFSYTKMMHSKYKDSELIDVAVAPHAIYTVSKENLIKSAELAEKLGVTLHIHISETHQEVEDCIQKTGKRPVEYLDSIGFFRSPVLTAHAIWLDENEHNILAKHGASIAINTSSNLKLASGFDSFASYLKKGINLSIGTDGVASNNNLSLLEEISLTSKLQKALNNDPTILPAKQMIEIATLGGTKALLKDKEIGSIEIGKKADLLLIETNSLEAQPMYNPFSHLVYTFTSESIKDVIINGKIVMKNRKLTTLDEAELLDKAKFYQKKIIAFNKKNHTS; translated from the coding sequence TTGAAAAAGATAGATCTATTAATAAAAAACGGATTGATCTTAACTTACGACAAAAACCCTGAAATCAGCAGTATCGCTGTGAATTCAGGAAAGATCATCGAAATCGATAAAATTGATAAATTAGAAAAGAAATACGCTCCCAGCCAGACTATTGATGCTGAAGATAAAATCGTAATGCCTGGTTTTGTAAACACACACACTCATGCCGGAATGATCTATTTTAAAGGAATGGCAGATGATCTGCCATTAATGGATTGGCTTTCCAATCACATCTGGCCGGCCGAAAGTCATTTCCTGAAAAAAGAGTTTATGAAAGATGCCGCTTTACACGGATGTGCCGAAATGATCAAAAATGGCATCACAACTTTCAATGACATGTATTTTTTTGGCAATGAAGTTGCCGAATCTGCCGAGAAAGTTGGTATCAGAGCAGTATTGGGCGAAGTTGTTCTGGATACTTCAGTAGCAAATTGTTCAACTGCCGATGAAATTTTTTCCTACACAAAAATGATGCATTCCAAATATAAAGATTCAGAACTGATCGATGTGGCAGTTGCTCCACATGCAATTTACACAGTCAGCAAAGAAAACCTGATAAAATCAGCAGAACTTGCAGAAAAATTGGGTGTTACACTTCATATTCACATTTCCGAGACTCACCAGGAAGTGGAAGATTGCATTCAGAAAACTGGTAAGCGACCTGTGGAATATCTTGATTCAATTGGATTTTTCCGCAGTCCGGTTTTAACTGCTCATGCCATTTGGCTGGATGAAAACGAACATAACATTCTGGCAAAACATGGAGCATCAATAGCAATAAATACCAGCAGCAATCTTAAGCTCGCTTCCGGTTTTGATTCGTTTGCATCTTATCTAAAAAAAGGAATAAACTTAAGCATTGGAACTGATGGCGTAGCCAGCAATAATAATCTGAGCTTATTGGAAGAGATCAGTTTAACTTCCAAACTGCAGAAAGCATTGAATAACGATCCGACAATTCTTCCAGCCAAACAGATGATCGAAATAGCAACTCTGGGTGGAACAAAAGCACTTTTGAAAGACAAAGAGATCGGATCAATCGAGATCGGCAAGAAAGCTGATCTGCTTTTGATAGAAACAAACAGCCTGGAAGCCCAACCTATGTACAATCCATTTTCTCATCTCGTTTATACATTCACATCCGAAAGCATCAAAGACGTGATTATCAATGGGAAAATTGTTATGAAGAATAGAAAACTAACAACCCTCGACGAAGCTGAATTGCTGGATAAAGCAAAATTTTATCAAAAAAAAATCATCGCATTTAATAAGAAAAATCACACCAGTTAA
- a CDS encoding peptidylprolyl isomerase, with protein MKIILSIILLISSLTLSSQIIAEVGTYQISQQELSEEMNTFADVDDLTYKQVRQMALDNLIEKYILINYAEENNIEVDDVELEAFFMRELGDLPRFQTNGQFSVAKYRAFLETANGQSIKAEMEKEILVNKTRTLIRNSYNIADEQLLHQFLMEKIIIDLGYAIIDVEDANVTDNISLQEAERYYIRNRSKYAETKKVKLEFFLIFKDDYKDSVEITVQERLKKLSEMDSTLTLEDIEKLRSVFTLEEATERALNSTRQLLFQWSNDVEILIPILESPYLEIDEKIGNIPNEIIKQAFQMRKGEFSEPIDIGKAFIGFRVKNIKTVKNPNETEVANLVWKDFLEQKKRSFSDYREFFDNNIDKFTLDVAVVNIVNISEPPRFSSITKQEFVENVRSSIQENINDPYIVQDVLEKNGLAVNTRILYLETFENKNIVENVISNMVKNNSTYGFLPTTEGLVFFQVLSYFPSYIPRYEDIRDQMPNFIAISKTDTTEFREYYNEHKKDFMSPDSLKLGGVHFDISTIADTLNIEISEDELMEVYQKDIDSYYRKRSVKFDFIYVKDENMADKINDYLLQGYPFSLLKFSFAEPYRIKKINSEKNENIILDDPVQYDDLPRVLRESLSRMLEGSIYQPVHFDHGWFILNKIKEFGAGIIPFEEIKPEIAEELKQVYAEQIAYMKAKTIFDSTSYYSHLFKYLEDKDIFETEYQNANDDFEILGSLQEYKRDLMRVWRNEKFSSIIETENGFAVIFVLKKHSASQQTFEESLPAIESVIAANSRFENAKEFVNVLRDSIMKGENPDDLMLFFGGWKRARNLNLSSTIPGVNFSKDIMTDIINREENYCSPVIAISENQLLFYYIERYEKPDNTDFVENKEKFKSKYIDKRYHDWLSQYRAKLNIEIFN; from the coding sequence ATGAAAATTATTTTAAGTATAATATTACTAATTTCCAGCCTAACACTTTCTTCACAAATTATTGCAGAAGTAGGAACTTATCAGATATCTCAGCAAGAACTTTCGGAAGAGATGAATACTTTTGCCGATGTAGATGACCTTACCTACAAACAAGTACGTCAGATGGCATTGGATAATTTGATCGAAAAATATATTTTGATAAATTATGCGGAAGAAAATAATATCGAAGTTGATGATGTAGAACTGGAAGCATTTTTCATGCGGGAACTTGGGGATCTTCCCCGCTTTCAAACCAATGGGCAATTCAGTGTGGCAAAATATAGAGCATTCCTGGAAACAGCAAATGGACAAAGCATAAAAGCCGAAATGGAAAAAGAAATTCTGGTAAATAAAACCAGAACTCTCATCAGAAATAGTTATAATATAGCCGATGAACAACTGCTGCATCAGTTTTTGATGGAAAAGATCATCATTGATCTGGGATACGCGATTATCGATGTGGAAGATGCAAATGTAACAGATAATATTTCCCTGCAGGAAGCGGAAAGATATTATATTCGAAACCGTTCTAAATATGCTGAAACAAAAAAAGTTAAGCTGGAATTTTTTCTCATATTCAAAGACGATTACAAAGATTCTGTTGAGATCACAGTTCAAGAACGCCTGAAAAAACTTTCGGAAATGGATTCTACCCTCACTTTGGAAGATATCGAAAAATTACGTTCCGTTTTTACTTTGGAAGAAGCAACCGAAAGAGCATTGAATAGCACCAGACAATTGTTATTTCAATGGTCGAATGACGTAGAAATTTTAATCCCTATTTTAGAAAGTCCATATCTTGAAATCGATGAGAAGATAGGAAACATTCCAAATGAAATTATTAAGCAAGCCTTCCAAATGCGAAAAGGAGAATTTTCTGAACCTATTGATATTGGAAAAGCTTTCATAGGTTTTAGAGTAAAGAATATCAAAACAGTAAAAAACCCCAACGAAACGGAAGTGGCAAATTTAGTTTGGAAGGATTTCCTGGAACAAAAGAAACGATCATTTTCCGATTACCGGGAATTTTTTGACAATAATATCGATAAATTTACTTTGGATGTTGCAGTTGTAAATATTGTCAATATCTCAGAGCCACCCAGATTTTCATCAATTACAAAGCAGGAATTCGTGGAAAATGTAAGAAGTTCTATCCAGGAAAACATCAACGATCCCTATATAGTTCAGGATGTTTTAGAAAAAAACGGACTGGCAGTGAACACCAGAATATTGTATCTGGAAACGTTTGAAAACAAAAACATTGTGGAAAATGTGATTTCAAATATGGTGAAAAATAATAGCACCTACGGTTTTCTTCCAACTACAGAAGGTTTGGTATTTTTCCAGGTTCTTTCTTATTTTCCCAGCTATATTCCTCGCTACGAGGACATTCGAGATCAGATGCCTAATTTCATTGCCATCTCTAAAACAGATACTACAGAATTTAGAGAATATTACAACGAACACAAAAAAGATTTCATGAGTCCAGACAGCTTGAAGTTGGGTGGAGTGCATTTTGATATTTCAACGATCGCCGATACTTTGAATATTGAAATATCTGAAGACGAATTGATGGAAGTTTATCAGAAGGATATCGATTCCTACTATCGCAAAAGATCAGTAAAATTTGATTTTATTTATGTGAAAGATGAAAATATGGCAGATAAGATCAATGATTATCTACTGCAGGGATACCCATTTTCTTTGCTAAAATTCAGTTTTGCCGAACCTTATCGAATTAAAAAAATAAATTCTGAAAAAAATGAAAATATCATTCTTGATGATCCGGTTCAATACGACGATTTGCCGCGAGTTCTACGCGAATCTTTATCACGCATGCTGGAAGGCAGTATCTATCAACCAGTTCATTTCGATCACGGCTGGTTCATTTTGAACAAGATCAAAGAATTTGGTGCTGGCATTATTCCTTTTGAAGAGATAAAACCAGAAATTGCAGAAGAGCTGAAACAAGTCTATGCAGAACAAATTGCCTATATGAAAGCCAAAACGATCTTCGATTCAACCAGCTATTATTCACATCTTTTCAAGTATTTAGAAGATAAGGATATCTTTGAAACAGAATACCAAAATGCAAACGATGATTTTGAAATTCTTGGTTCTTTACAAGAATACAAGCGTGATCTGATGCGGGTTTGGAGAAATGAAAAATTCAGCAGCATTATCGAAACTGAGAATGGTTTTGCAGTTATTTTTGTTCTGAAAAAACATTCAGCTTCTCAACAAACATTTGAAGAATCTCTTCCGGCTATAGAAAGCGTTATTGCCGCAAACAGCCGCTTTGAAAACGCAAAGGAATTTGTAAACGTTCTCAGAGATTCAATAATGAAGGGAGAAAATCCTGATGATCTAATGCTGTTTTTTGGAGGGTGGAAAAGAGCTCGTAATTTGAACTTATCCAGCACGATTCCAGGTGTAAACTTCAGCAAAGATATCATGACAGATATTATTAATCGGGAAGAAAATTATTGCAGTCCCGTGATTGCAATTAGTGAAAATCAACTTCTTTTCTATTATATTGAACGTTACGAAAAGCCTGATAATACTGACTTTGTGGAGAACAAAGAGAAGTTTAAAAGTAAATACATTGATAAAAGATATCACGATTGGCTATCGCAATATCGCGCAAAATTGAATATTGAGATTTTTAACTAA
- a CDS encoding GGDEF domain-containing protein has translation MKDRNYQNLLDNLYEGVYYVDLNRKIKYWSKGAENITGYKSEEVIGTYCGERFLAHTDLDNHPLCETGCLVLQTLLTGTYCKTEAYLKHKKGHRIHVSVRVSPMYDTKGNIIGATQIFTNNDYYLSKKSDEEDESYALYYDKMTRLPTKYNMKLKIKSKIQEFRRYGWKFGLFLLEVDDFVEYKRKFGPEKTDELILTISKILKADLRPFDMLSRWQTNQFMILMVNLKEENLKMLTERLRKTIKKKGIPGVQKNKEMSFSIGATIVSEGITIEEILDKVSKFKNISQENGGDMATINF, from the coding sequence TTGAAAGATCGTAATTATCAAAATCTTTTGGATAATCTTTATGAAGGTGTGTATTACGTCGATCTAAATCGTAAGATCAAGTATTGGAGCAAAGGAGCAGAAAATATTACCGGATACAAAAGTGAAGAAGTAATCGGAACATATTGTGGTGAGCGTTTCTTAGCTCATACCGATCTTGATAATCATCCTCTTTGTGAAACCGGTTGTCTGGTTTTGCAAACCTTGCTGACTGGTACTTACTGTAAAACTGAAGCTTATCTTAAACACAAAAAAGGGCATCGAATACATGTTTCTGTGCGAGTTTCTCCCATGTACGATACAAAAGGGAATATTATCGGGGCTACTCAGATCTTTACGAATAATGATTATTATCTGAGCAAAAAAAGCGATGAAGAAGACGAATCTTATGCGCTGTATTATGATAAAATGACCAGACTTCCTACAAAATACAACATGAAATTGAAAATAAAATCAAAGATTCAAGAATTCCGTCGTTATGGTTGGAAATTCGGCCTTTTCTTATTGGAAGTCGATGACTTCGTAGAATATAAAAGGAAATTTGGTCCCGAAAAAACCGATGAATTAATATTGACGATAAGCAAAATTTTGAAAGCAGATCTTCGTCCTTTCGATATGCTCTCTCGCTGGCAGACAAATCAATTCATGATTTTGATGGTGAATTTGAAAGAAGAAAACTTGAAAATGCTGACAGAACGACTTAGAAAAACTATTAAAAAGAAAGGAATTCCAGGTGTCCAAAAAAACAAAGAAATGAGTTTTTCAATAGGAGCTACTATAGTTAGTGAAGGCATCACAATCGAAGAAATTTTAGATAAAGTATCAAAATTTAAAAATATCAGCCAGGAAAATGGTGGAGATATGGCCACAATAAATTTCTGA
- a CDS encoding HAD family phosphatase, translated as MKENLKRSFAAVIFDMDGVLLDSEPIYRKIQDNFFAELGFSVSDKEYDEFIGLGLENMWKMIKSKREIPYDIPKLITMNNQKILDFIKDLNDLNSMPNLLEFLEICKKNKLKTAVASSTNLQIVKTILKKLGIHEFFDEIISGEQVENSKPAPDIFLHTAYLLNIPPDKCLVVEDSENGVTAAKSAGMYCIGFNNPNSGKMNLSRADIVVDNFYEITGMFKQ; from the coding sequence ATGAAAGAAAATCTTAAAAGAAGTTTTGCAGCAGTAATATTCGATATGGATGGCGTTCTGCTTGATAGTGAACCGATCTATAGAAAAATTCAGGATAATTTTTTTGCTGAATTGGGCTTTTCAGTTTCCGATAAGGAATATGATGAATTCATTGGATTGGGGCTGGAAAATATGTGGAAGATGATAAAAAGTAAACGTGAAATTCCTTATGATATTCCCAAACTAATTACTATGAATAACCAAAAAATATTGGATTTCATCAAAGATTTGAATGATTTAAATTCCATGCCAAATCTTTTGGAATTCTTAGAAATATGTAAGAAAAATAAACTTAAAACTGCTGTTGCTTCCTCTACCAATTTACAAATAGTAAAAACGATTTTAAAGAAATTGGGAATTCATGAGTTTTTTGATGAGATAATTAGTGGTGAACAGGTCGAAAACAGTAAACCAGCTCCAGATATTTTTTTGCATACAGCTTATTTACTGAATATTCCTCCTGATAAATGTCTGGTTGTCGAGGATTCGGAAAATGGAGTTACGGCGGCAAAATCTGCCGGCATGTACTGTATTGGTTTCAACAATCCCAACTCTGGAAAAATGAATCTCTCCAGGGCTGATATTGTTGTAGATAATTTTTATGAAATAACAGGAATGTTCAAGCAATGA